TTCCCGGCCCCCCGACCATCACCTCAAGAAAAAATTGGCCCGTGGcggaatctagttgatgatccatgttctagacgattctgtgcttcctactttgtggcaacaatttggggaaggccctttcaagtttcagcatggcaatgcccccgtgcacaaagcgaggtccatacagaaatggtttgtcgtgatcggtatggaagaacttgactggcctggacagagccctgacctcaaccccatctaactcctttgggatgaattggaacactgactgcaaGCCAGACCTAATTGCCAAACATcaatgcccaacctcactaatgctcttgtggttgaatgggagcaagtccacgcagcaatgttccaacatctagtggaaagccttcccagaagagtggaggctgttatagcagcaaaggggggaccaactccatattaattcccatgattttggaatgagatgttcaacaagcagctgtccacatactaGAAAAGAGAATTGTGTCACCTCTAGTCATAACATCTTTATCATCTACAAAGTTATGAAGGTTCACCTCACTGCATACACCCCAGTAATTGGAGTGATATCAGAAATGTATTGAAGATGGCATAATAGACATTTCTCAAAATGTATTTCCTTAAATGTCCAAGTCTGCTTATGTCTTCAATGTAATGTGCATTTTGATGTAAAAGTGTCATTATATTAACATGTCGTAGTGCTTTGAGGAGAATCAGCTCGTGTCTCTGGATCCCATCAAGCAGTTTGGAGATTGGTTTGATCAAGCCACAAAATGTCCTGAAATTGGAGAGCCCAATGCAATGTGCATCGCCACATCCACTAAGTGAGTACCCCCGTAAGTACTCCATTAAACACAATGCTTGCTTCTTAAGCTCAAATTGTAACACATTTTCTATCAATCTGCTTATTTCTACGTGAAGAGAAGGATGTCCATCTGCTCGTATGGTCTTGTTAAAAGGCTACAGCGATGAAGGCTTCCGCTTCTTTACCAACTACGAGAGCCGGAAAGGTGGAGAGCTGGTTAGTGTCTGCTACTGTCACAAGGCAGGCATCTTCCTGTCCTCTCAAATATATGTACTACTAGATTATGTCATACTATTCTTAGGGCTGGGCAGTATACTGTATTTTACAATATACCGatattgatgcacggaccggtttgggattttactttaccttctataacggtttTTGAATGTATGGTCTGTTAAATGTGATAAGCCGTGTGTAACGTCAATTTTTATAGTTTACACCTTCTACTTGAGTCATCCTTCTGTCACTGAAGGGGCGtatttgttgttgcttgaccacgagacacttgcgttcagtctgcatcaatccagcacatgcaacaatgttgatgacgaCGATGTTATTTCCACTTGTCTTCTTAATTTAAATCCACAAGCGTTCTGTAATTACACAATTAGTTTGtgttacatctgcaaacagctactTTGTCTTTTCTTACCACGTTTTAGCTAAATCCTGTTAGccgctaatcgctagttagctggcAGTGTGGGAATGATCTAAAATGAGTGCAGGATAtgcagaaattgatggaaatgcaggaaagtattttaggttgaagttaaattgaacagtataaaacaatcagaatgaaGAAAGACCCATTAAAATCAtgtagaatgtatgtgttgccaccgtAGCATCACGCACTACTCGTAAAGCAAATGTGGAacttttattattaaaaaaaaatagtcAAATACCATCAACACTTTAAAAACTactgtgatatgatattttggccatatcgcccagccctactacTTCTGTTTGCAGACTTTACATCAGAATTTTTGATTTCCCTTCCGGTAGGACAGCAACCCTTACGCATGTCTGTGCTTTTACTGGGAGCCCATCAACAGGCAGGTATGTGCTTCATTTTACCTCTTAAAATGTAGCCTACTGGTCAACCCATTGTTTTAATATCTTCAAATatcttagattttttttttaaacacattgTGATGTAGTTTTTGAATCAATTAACTAATGCAGGATGACACTGAATTTGCTGTACAGTAGTTGGCACTACtcttgagaatgtgtgtgtgcagatCCGTATCGAGGGCAATGTGGAGAGAATCCCCTACCAGCGTTCCTGTGACTACTTCCACTCCCGGCCCAAGAGTAGCCAGATCGGGGCCATTGTGAGCAGACAAAGCACTGCCGTCCCTGACAGAAATGTGAGAACCAGTCCATGCTACTCCACTGTATTATTGCCTTCCACCATTGAGGGACTTATTCCCTCAAAATGAGGGAAATTAATGAAATATGTTAAATCTGGGCAATTCCAGGCCAGGATAGCCCAGAAATATTTTGGGGTATCGCAGAATGTTCTGCCAATTTTCACATAGaaacttcattgggaggaaggGTGCTTGACATGTATGACAAACAATTTTTTTGAAAATGATGATGAAATTGGCTATTTTATGTCCTTTTTAaacctatacatgcctcctgtaagaccctatgatctgtgaaccgtcgatgatacagacaacatcttggtgtcattatactccttatagtgtgctctaacatAATGGAGTATCTCTAGATTGAGATTTTTTTTCTCACATGAATCTATTCAACATGAAAAATAATATTTCTAAAGTACCCTTTTTGATTTTGTTCCTTTTATGACATACTCTACAAATACATACAATTTTTAAGTTATTATTTTATAAGCATCACCCACACTGCAATGCAATGTTGTCGTCGGTCTCTCGTTATGTAGTGTTGCGTTgactctcttgtcgtgatgtgtgttttgtcctatatttttatttttagtcccagcccccatccccacaggaggccttttgccttttggtaggccatcattgtaaataagaatttgttcttaactgacttgtctagttaaatgaaGAAAAGAAAAAGGTGATTTTTGTGAATGTGCAATCCTaaaggagggctgtgattggttatgACCTATAATATACATGTCTATACATTTGTCATATCTTCAATGGTACcagagagcccactctggaaatTGTATGTGTTTGAAGAGGATATTATTCCAAACGATGTATCAAAAAGGGTACTTTTGAGATATTCATGTTGTTTATGTTGAATAACTGAATGTTAAACATTTTATTTCAGAATCTAGAAATACTCCATACTTGAAAGCACACTATAAAgaagtataatgacaccaagatgttttCGTATCATGTATGGTTCAcggatcatagggtcttacaggaggcatgtacagtatacagttgaagtcggaagtttacatacacctcagccaaatacgtttaaactcagttttgcaCAATTAtttacatttaatcctagtaaaaattccctgtcttaggtcagttaggctcaccactttattttaagaatgggaaatgtcagaataatagcagagagaattatttattttagcttttatttggtttaccacattcccagtgggtcagatgtttacgtacactcgattagtatttggtagcattgcctttaaattgtttatcttgggtcaaacgtttcgggtagccttccacaagcttcccacaataagatgggtgaattttgacccattcctcctgacagagctagtgtaactgagtcaggtttgtaggcctccttgctcgcacacactttttcagttctgcccacaaattttctatgggattgaggtcagggctttgtgatggcaactccaataccttgactttgttgtccttaagccattttgccacaactttggaagtatgcttggggtcattgtccatttggaagacccatttgtgaccaagctttgtgatgtcttgagatgttgcttcaatatatccacataaatttcctccctcatgatgccatctattttgtgaagtgcaccagtccctcctgcagcaaagcacccccacaacatgatgctgccacccccgtgcttgtggttgaaaaactagttttaatgactccaacctaagtgtatgtaaacttccgacttcaactgtatgtcttaAAAGGGCCTAAAATGACCACTTTCATTATGATAAAAAAAaagtgatacaaatgtaaaagcttgtcaaacatccttcctcccaatgaagtttctctgtgagaattgccagaatcTGAGATACACAAAATATTTTTGGTCTGTCCTGGCGTGGAGTTGCCCATTTGACGGTTTTGTTTCACTCTGCAGTACCTGAGACAGAAAAATGCGGAGCTGGAGGAAAAGTACAAGGACACAGATGTCCCAATGCCTGACTATTGGTTAGTATTACTATCAAATCACCAGGAATTCTACATGACTTGGCCATGCCAAACCTGTGCAGTAAGTGGTCTTATCATGCAAGCCTGTTCTTGTTTTTGCCTGTCTTCCAACAGGGGAGGCTATATCGTTAAGCCTTACATGATAGAGTTCTGGCAGGGTCAGACCAACAGGCTACATGACCGTATTGTTTTCACACGGCCGAAAAATGTTCTAGAAGAGCATCAACATCATGCTGAGGCGGGCTGGGTGTACCAGAGGCTATCCCCTTGACAAGGACGGTTAGGGGAAATGGACTAAAGAGCAGGCTGGAGATTGGGGCTAGCGTACAACTCACTCATGTCAACATCATCAATCAAACCAACATCATTTCAATACATTAGGAACATTTTGATGTTGAATAACTAAGTGCTATATGATGTGTATCTTATTAAGCCATAATTTGCTGTTCTGTTCAATTGGTCTTGTTTTATACCAAATAAAGGAGACATTTTCTGGTTGGTTAGGAGGCCTGATTGTCTATTGTCTCCAAGGCAACAATGGAACATGATTAATGTGATGCAACTATGAACTATACAGTCTAGCACATAACCTGTGACACAAGGTTTTGCTAATCTGAATATGCTATATGGAATGCTTTGCATTTTCTGACTCATGAAGTGCAAAGTCTGTCTAGTAGAGTAGTCACTGTTTGGTAATGATTGACAGAAAATCAGCAATGTGTTTCTGCAGGCCTCAACAACCTCTAGAAACTGTACTTGTAAAGAGCACAATCTCCAGTACTGTGTCTGTTATTTAACGTTCGTACATGAGTTCCATTCTATTGGAGCAGGGATAGCCTACATGTTCTGTCTAGCTGCTAATATGTATTTTAATGGCCCACATCCACAGCAGTTtctctgtcataatgtaataacGATAGCCTATTAGGCTGAAGTCCCAGTGTTGAATTTGTTATGGACTGATTCCACAGGCAATCCATGTCTTGATCAATCTGCCTTTGAAATATAGGTATATTAAGGTGTATATatataggtacagttgaagttggaagtttacatacacttaggttggagtcattaaaactagtttttcaaccactccacaaatttcttgttaacatactatagttttggcaagtctgttaggacatctggATGACATCtaaatgacacaagtcatttttccaacacttgtttacaggcagattatttcacttataattcgctgtatcacaattccagtgggtcagaagtttacatatactaattttactgtgcctttaaacatcttggacaattccagaaaatgatgtcatggctttagaagcttctgataggctaattgacatcatttgagtgaattggaggtgtacctgtggatgtatttcaaggcctaccttcaaactcagtgcctctttgcttgacatcatgggaacatcaaaagaaatcaaccaagacctcagaaaaaaattgtagacctctacaagtctggttcattccaaacgcctgaaggtaccacgttcatctgtacaaacaatagtacgcaagtataaacaccatgggaccacacagccgccataccgctcaggaaggagatgtgttctgtctcctagagatgaacatactttggtgcgaaaagtgcaaatcaatctcagaacaacagcaaaggaccttatgaagatgctggaagaaacaggtacaaaagtatctatattcacagtaaaacgagtcctatatcgacataacctaaaaggccgctcagcaaggaagaagccactgctccaaaaccgccataaaaatgccagactacggtttgcaactgcacatggggacaaagatcgtactttttggagaaatgtcctatggtctgatgaccaatgttatgtttggaggaaaaagggggaagcttgcatgccgaagaacaccgtcccaactgtgaagcacgggggtggcagcatcatgttgtgggggtgtattgctgcaggaggaactggtgcacttcacaaaatagatggcatcatgagggagggaaattatgtggatatattgaaacaacatctcaagacatcaggaagttaagcttggttgcaaatgggtcttccaaatggacaatgaccccaagcatacttccaaagttgtggcaaaatggcttaaggacaacaaagtcaaggtgttggagtggccatcacaaagccctgaactcaatcccatagaaaatgtgtgggcagaactgaaaaagtgtgtgcaagcaaggaggcctacaaacctgactcagttacaccagctctgtcaggaggaatgggccaaaattcacccaacttattgtgggaagcctgtggaaggcttcctgaaatgtttgacccaagttaaacaatttaaatactaactgagtgtatgtaaacgtctgacccactgggaatgtgatgaaagaaataaaagctgaaataaatcattctctctactattattctgacatttcacattctaaaaataaagtggtgatcccaactaacctaaaacagggatttttttgactaggattaaatgtcattaattgtgaaactgagtttaaatgtatttggctcaggtgtatgtaaacttccgacttcaactgtatattaagaTTAAGAGATCTGATGTGAGAGCAATTGTGCCAAGGTAATTCTGTGTAACATGTATATGTATAACAAACATCTATAACGAACAAACCTTTGAAGCTAAACATCATAATTTCATATACTTTAACATATATTCACTCCAGATTACTGGTCATGAGCCCTTGTTCAGACACAGGCAACATATTTGTTGCCTTATTCTTGAAAATCTTGAAAAGTGCAATGCTCACAGGAATGAACTGTTGAAGGTACTTTGCTAGCTATCCACACAAGGATACCACACATTCTAATATGTCTGTGCATCAATAACCTTGAACTGTATTGTTTATATGGGTGTGAGTGAGAATGTAGATGGTAACAGTATTATCGGTGTACTTGAGTGTGGTGTCCACCTTgggagtgtatatatatatatatatatatatatatatatatatgttttgtgCGAATAAGATTGCTGCGTTTTTGTGAGTGGTGTGGCTGTTTGTTGTTCATTGGTATTGAtatgcacttgtgtgtgtgtgtgcacatgcgttATGTATGTTATTTCTCTGCTCTGTGGTTCTCATCACTAAGACCATGTTCAGGGGACAACATAGGGTTCTCAGCCAGTGTGGCACGGATCTTCTTGAAGCGACCAGAGTGGGACACCTTAACATGGCGCCCTTTAGTGGCCGACTTATCAGCTATCTTCTCCAGTCTGGCACTGAACTGGTCGTCTGTGGGGATCTGAGAGCTGTTGGAATGCTTCTTATTCCCAGTGCTATTGCCATACTCTGGGGGGATCTTGTACACAACCTTGACCTCAGACTTCTTGCGTGAGAAGGTCAGCTTCCACCAGCCAGGGTCAGCCATGGCACAGACAGAGACTGGAGGGGGTGCAGACCTAGGGAGGGAAAGGGCACCTGGTTTTGTGACAGTTGCACAGCAAGAGGACTCAAGTTCAAGAGACAAAGGCAGGGGGGATTCTTGAGACAATGCTGACATGTTTCTTGTAGTTGATTGGCAGACTAAAGTGAAAATTATCCAGACCTTATAGCTGcaaaatgtaactttttgggtgacaaATTCACATAGGAATattagttatagatctgtcattctcattgaaagcaagtttaagaagcggtagatctgttctatgtgcgttaTTTGTATGATTCCTATTCTGAAGTTTCGTTTTTGCGACCTTTACTTTAGTTTTTGTACAGAAGCTTCAAACATCTGAAAATGCTGTATTTTGGGTTAttgaaatatatttcacagcggttttgatggtacaatgattctctacactgcttgtttcatcacaaactgaaatttgacaaaatattagaattttagcaaccaggaaatggcgaagccatttctgcatattgcacctttaaataTAGCATTAGCTGATGATGATCAACTTTTATCCTaattgtctaatgcagctgtttttacctcaatatcaaataatttctgggttaCAATTATGTACCTTACTG
The nucleotide sequence above comes from Salvelinus namaycush isolate Seneca chromosome 35, SaNama_1.0, whole genome shotgun sequence. Encoded proteins:
- the LOC120029834 gene encoding pyridoxine-5'-phosphate oxidase-like, producing the protein MRRIPSCSTLKNISEIGQYFHSHASLTACCRALFSQSFCTKSTSDSTTMDLSGMRKKYKGDEECFEENQLVSLDPIKQFGDWFDQATKCPEIGEPNAMCIATSTKEGCPSARMVLLKGYSDEGFRFFTNYESRKGGELDSNPYACLCFYWEPINRQIRIEGNVERIPYQRSCDYFHSRPKSSQIGAIVSRQSTAVPDRNYLRQKNAELEEKYKDTDVPMPDYWGGYIVKPYMIEFWQGQTNRLHDRIVFTRPKNVLEEHQHHAEAGWVYQRLSP
- the LOC120029764 gene encoding proline-rich protein 15-like protein B codes for the protein MADPGWWKLTFSRKKSEVKVVYKIPPEYGNSTGNKKHSNSSQIPTDDQFSARLEKIADKSATKGRHVKVSHSGRFKKIRATLAENPMLSPEHGLSDENHRAEK